From Sinorhizobium sp. B11:
CCTCAGCCTCCTTGGGCGCAGCGCCCTTTTCCGGCTTGCTCTCTTTCTTGGTGGAGGCGACGGCCACTGGATCGATGCAATCGGCCGGGTCCTTGAGGCTCGCATTCAGCGTTGCGATCCGATCGTCCGGCAACTCGATGCGTTCGCCGTAGAAGAGGCCCTGTTCACTCGCCTTGCCGTCGTAATAACGGGCCGTATAGGGCTTGTCGTCGAGACCTTCGACCATCTTGTCGGGATGCGCAATATAGACCACGTCGGCGCCGATCGCCCGTCCGCGAATGTCCGAGCGCAGGGTCGGACCGTTCTCGTCGAGGACGACGACCTGCACCAGATCGGGCTTTTGCGCTTCATAGACGGCCTGGGCGACGCGCAACGCCGTCTTGACGCGCGTCATGCCGTCGACAGGTTCGGTCTTGATGTATTTGCGGACCCAGACATGATCCTGCTTCTTGATCGTCACGAGATTAACGTCGGTGCAGGCCACGCCATCAGCGGCTTCCTCGTCACCCAGCAGCCTGTCTTTGCCGACATAGACCGCAGCACCGCCGGAAACGCCCGCTAACAGGGCGCTACCACCGATGATCAAAGCCAATTTCCGGGAAGGCCGGAATATGCGCAGTAAGGCCTTCACGCCAACTGCTCCGCCATCTGAAAACTCCAACGCAATACAAGTGACTGTTAAGCTAGGGAAATGACGTTTCCGAATGTTTAAGTGGGCCTTCTGACTTTGTCTCGAAGTGGCAAAATACCAAAAAAGGTCCAGCTGCTCCTGCGCTTGCCAGAGCGCTCACGCACATGCTCTAAAACGCCATGGCTTTCACGCTTCGCCAGATTCAATATTTCGTCGCCGTTGCAGAACAGGGCTCGGTCACACGCGCCGCGCAGAACCTGTCGATCTCCCAATCATCAATAACGGAGGCGCTGAAAGAACTCGAAAGCGACCTCGGGGTCGTGTTGTTCGAACGCCACCCGCGGGGGCTCTCGATCACCCACAATGGTCACCAGTTCCTGCGGCACGCCACGAAAATCCTGGCAACGGTGTCCGATGCCCGCACCAGCTTTTCCGCCCAGCAGAACACACCTTCCGGCACGCTCAATATCGGCGTTACTTCGCTCGTTGCCGGCTATGTACTTTCGGACCTGCTGGCCCGCTATCGCCGGGCCTGCCCCGGGGTCGAAGTCAGCGCCATCGAAGACAATGGCAGTTATCTCGAACATCTGCTGGTCGGCGGCGAGCTGGATGTCGCTGTCATGGTGATTTCAAATCTGCGTGATCGCATGGCTCTCCAAGCGGAAATTCTGGAAACCTCCCCCTATCGCCTCTGGCTGCCAATGGGGCATCCGCTGGTCTCGGCCGATATTATCTCGGTTGCCGATATCGCCCGCGAACCGCTGATCATGTTGACGGTGGATGAAATCGAGGAGAATACCGGCAAACTATTGACCGCACTCGGCGCCCGTCCACACGTCGCCTTCCGCACTCGCTCGGTGGAAGCCGTACGCAGCCTGGTTGCCACGGGCGCGGGCGTGGCGCTGCTGCCCGATCTTGTCTATCGCCCCTGGTCGCTGGAAGGCGACCGTATCGAGAGCCGCGACGTTTCCGGTTCTCTGCCCGTCGTGCAGGTCGGCATGGTCTGGCGCAAGGGCTCCAGCCTGCCGCAGGCGGCGCGCGATTTTGTGGCTATCGCCGAGAACATGCGATCGGGAAGATCCCGTTAGGTATCGGAATTTCCGATATCGGCTTTCTGATAAATGAATTTGCGAAACCGGCCTTTCCGCGTCACCTTTTCTTCCGGGAACAAAACGCCGCAAAAGCGGCACCGAACCGGGAGACAGACGATGAAGCATCTTCTGAAATCGTGCACTGCTGCCCTCGCGAGCCTGAGTTTCGCGACGCAGGTTATCGCTGCCGAACCGCTGAAGGAATTGGGCAAGGGAGAAGGCGCCGTCAGCATCGTCGCCTGGGCCGGCTATATCGAGCGCGGTGAAACCGACAAGAATTACGATTGGGTCACCGACTTCGAGAAGGAAACGGGCTGCAAGGTTTCCGTAAAGACCGCCGCCACCTCGGATGAAATGGTGGCGCTGATGAACGAAGGCGGCTTCGACCTCGTCACAGCCTCGGGCGACGCATCGCTGCGCCTTGTGGCCGGCAAGCGCGTCCAGCCGATCAACACCGACCTGATTCCGAGCTTCAAGACCATCGACGAGCGCTTGCAGAATGCGCCCTGGCATACGGTGAACGGCGTCCACTACGGCGTGCCTTATCTCTGGGGCCCGAACGTACTGATGTACAACACGGACACTTTCAAGGATAAGGCGCCGACGAGCTGGAACGTCGTCTTCGAAGAGCAGAACCTGCCTGATGGTAAGTCCAACAAGGGCCGCGTCCAGGCCTATGACGGCCCGATCTATATCGCCGATGCGGCCATGTATCTGATGGCGCACAAGCCCGATCTCGGCATCAAGGATCCTTACGAGCTCAACGAGGATCAGTACAAGGCCGCCCTCGACCTGCTGCGTGGCCAGCGCAAGCTTGTTTCGCGCTACTGGCATGATGCGATGATCCAGGTCGACGACTTCAAGAACGAAGGTGTCGTTGCCTCCGGCTCCTGGCCGTTCCAGGTCAATCTGATGCAGGCAGACAAGCAGAAGATCGCTTCGACCTTCCCTGAAGAAGGGGTAACTGGCTGGGCTGACACGACCATGCTGCACGCCGACAGCGAGCATCCGAACTGCGCCTATATGTGGATGGAACACTCCCTGAAGGCGAAAGTACAGGGCGATGCCGCCGCCTGGTTCGGCGCCGTTCCCTCGGTTCCGGCAGCCTGCAAGGGCAACGAGCTGCTGACCGACACCGGCTGCAACGGCAACGGTTACGATCACTTCGAAAAGATCAAATTCTGGAAGACCCCGGTCGCCAAATGCACGACCGAGAGCGAATGCGTGCCCTATCATCGCTGGGTATCGGATTATATCGGCGTGATCGGCGGGCGTTGACGCCAGGCCGATCAACGTAAGTGCCTTTCCCAACTCCTCGCAAAGTCGAGGGGCCGGAGTGGCACCGCCGCATTCCTGCTGAAACGCCGAAAGGTTTGAGAGTGGGCGCCGCAGGTTAAGCCCCTCCCCCTTGTGGGGAGGGGTTTGGGGCAGCGCGTTTAGAACGAAGGCCAATGCCTCCCTCGAATGATACAGGTCCGGAGCTTCCATGACGTCAGCCGTCCGTTTCCAGAAGGTGTCTCGCCATTTCGGCGCGGTGCGCGCCGTCGATGGCGTTGAACTTGAAATCGTGCCCGGCGAGTTCTTCGCCATGCTCGGCCCGTCCGGTTCCGGCAAGACAACCTGCCTGCGCCT
This genomic window contains:
- a CDS encoding ABC transporter substrate-binding protein translates to MKHLLKSCTAALASLSFATQVIAAEPLKELGKGEGAVSIVAWAGYIERGETDKNYDWVTDFEKETGCKVSVKTAATSDEMVALMNEGGFDLVTASGDASLRLVAGKRVQPINTDLIPSFKTIDERLQNAPWHTVNGVHYGVPYLWGPNVLMYNTDTFKDKAPTSWNVVFEEQNLPDGKSNKGRVQAYDGPIYIADAAMYLMAHKPDLGIKDPYELNEDQYKAALDLLRGQRKLVSRYWHDAMIQVDDFKNEGVVASGSWPFQVNLMQADKQKIASTFPEEGVTGWADTTMLHADSEHPNCAYMWMEHSLKAKVQGDAAAWFGAVPSVPAACKGNELLTDTGCNGNGYDHFEKIKFWKTPVAKCTTESECVPYHRWVSDYIGVIGGR
- a CDS encoding LysR family transcriptional regulator, whose translation is MAFTLRQIQYFVAVAEQGSVTRAAQNLSISQSSITEALKELESDLGVVLFERHPRGLSITHNGHQFLRHATKILATVSDARTSFSAQQNTPSGTLNIGVTSLVAGYVLSDLLARYRRACPGVEVSAIEDNGSYLEHLLVGGELDVAVMVISNLRDRMALQAEILETSPYRLWLPMGHPLVSADIISVADIAREPLIMLTVDEIEENTGKLLTALGARPHVAFRTRSVEAVRSLVATGAGVALLPDLVYRPWSLEGDRIESRDVSGSLPVVQVGMVWRKGSSLPQAARDFVAIAENMRSGRSR